In Paenibacillus sonchi, a single genomic region encodes these proteins:
- a CDS encoding stage V sporulation protein S has product MLFKVSAKSRVNQLAGAIVWSMRQEGQAELQPIGAKAVNQALKAVAVAGSLMTAQEVRLVCTPSFVKHQLDGESVTGLALHVGTLPLEAAL; this is encoded by the coding sequence ATGTTGTTTAAAGTATCGGCTAAATCCAGAGTGAACCAATTGGCAGGCGCAATCGTATGGTCGATGCGCCAGGAGGGACAAGCAGAACTCCAGCCCATCGGCGCGAAAGCTGTGAATCAGGCGCTCAAGGCGGTTGCGGTTGCTGGTAGCTTGATGACTGCGCAAGAAGTTCGTCTCGTCTGCACGCCCTCTTTTGTCAAACATCAACTGGATGGTGAGTCAGTTACAGGTTTAGCCTTGCATGTGGGGACGCTTCCGCTCGAAGCAGCACTGTAG
- a CDS encoding HD-GYP domain-containing protein has product MIFKNVLDLLDAVHAKQVGQLAEALAVQAGLSAGEAALIGEAAVYHDIGKISIPESLLKANRPLTAEERLRMQRHVEYGLSILSVYQMNPMMDVARIIVATHHEHWDGSGYPRGLKGEQIPLCGRIVALCDVFDALTSERSYKNAWSVEDTLEYIAQHKGSHFDPALANLFIAMIWQQQTVAGL; this is encoded by the coding sequence TTGATTTTTAAAAATGTATTGGACTTGTTGGATGCTGTCCATGCCAAACAAGTCGGTCAATTAGCCGAAGCGCTTGCAGTGCAGGCGGGGTTAAGCGCTGGTGAGGCGGCATTAATCGGTGAAGCCGCCGTGTATCACGATATTGGTAAAATTTCGATTCCCGAATCGTTGCTTAAGGCCAATCGGCCATTGACCGCCGAAGAACGGCTGCGTATGCAGCGACATGTCGAATATGGCTTGTCTATCCTGTCTGTTTACCAGATGAATCCGATGATGGACGTTGCGAGAATCATCGTAGCTACCCATCATGAGCACTGGGACGGTAGTGGATATCCAAGGGGATTAAAAGGGGAACAAATTCCGTTATGTGGCCGTATTGTCGCATTGTGCGATGTCTTCGATGCACTGACTTCGGAACGAAGCTATAAGAACGCATGGAGCGTAGAAGACACGCTTGAGTACATCGCCCAGCATAAGGGAAGCCATTTCGATCCGGCGCTTGCTAATCTCTTCATCGCCATGATTTGGCAACAGCAGACGGTGGCTGGATTATGA
- a CDS encoding metal-dependent hydrolase codes for MNGVSHIIGGITAAAVLGIHSPAPLAIVVVASLLPDIDRPNSLLGRFIPLLPSILEKVPGKRTVTHSLLLGAGLWFILHAMSPSWAVAFAVGYGSHLLLDLFTGYVALLWPIPIKFGVPLFGIPPIAIEVAAIACWGAWVATGGYLLFLNMLHA; via the coding sequence ATGAATGGCGTTTCGCATATTATCGGCGGTATAACAGCAGCGGCAGTGCTGGGCATCCATTCCCCAGCCCCACTTGCTATTGTTGTTGTCGCCAGTCTGCTGCCGGATATTGACCGTCCAAACAGCTTGTTGGGCCGGTTTATTCCGCTGCTGCCCAGCATATTAGAGAAGGTTCCAGGCAAACGAACGGTGACCCACTCCCTGCTACTGGGAGCAGGGCTATGGTTTATTCTCCATGCGATGTCTCCTAGCTGGGCAGTGGCATTTGCGGTTGGGTATGGCTCTCATCTTCTGCTGGACTTATTTACTGGCTACGTAGCCTTGCTATGGCCGATACCCATTAAATTCGGTGTTCCACTATTCGGCATTCCCCCCATTGCCATCGAGGTTGCAGCGATTGCCTGCTGGGGTGCATGGGTGGCTACTGGCGGATATCTGCTTTTTTTGAATATGCTACACGCGTAG
- a CDS encoding VirB4 family type IV secretion system protein: protein MFKHRRSTPKEVVQPASYEGKAQGVDFAAPSIMNEVIPGQVVGSGTKATDYAVEVGGTMIPSRFYRSFFAEIASGNTWSGMLDSLLIGEYGNGDVDVAIHIMPSSNDRELNEIGRRIAGLYSDLVEEKDVRKIDSMRDEIADLKDRQKRIRLNIEKSFRVCIQVIASSTEWKSVMQLCRLLVQRFAGKSIFLRAADGQQLAALKSVLPTCSPEIMKEHFLSLESSNVADLFPFIGGGLSHRSGIIIGKDRLGRPVWLDNWHPELTNYHMCIIGRSGAGKTYAVMLVIHRSAHIGRRVGIIDWKGEYGDFLSMIGCPSMELHEKSKHRINPYDVDITELADGYRYIDLEEASNSVQALAFKMISVYDRTALTGEVKVFIGHAIREQYQEAGISHEVESLFEDTPTQGEQGQFRVGRQRKVMPELVGLYQRMAASSQEAVRKAADMLKPFTRLGNMPSYAIFDEPSTVELKHAPVFGFAINRLDPEIMRPIGLFVAERWMMECWAKKFPEIQKQLVIEESQNIFLDEDFGAIWAESAYREGRATNTGVVSVTQGLEVYTRSQAGMAAIKNSPVKLIGIQETLDIDAVRGKLALTEGEADYLVYQARKGDLVVKVDNQSTIVHVDASPLENMMFTSDPNDPAYQERKRRMREAAVG, encoded by the coding sequence ATGTTTAAGCATAGGAGATCGACACCGAAAGAAGTGGTGCAGCCCGCATCTTACGAAGGCAAGGCGCAAGGCGTAGATTTTGCTGCGCCGTCGATCATGAATGAAGTGATTCCTGGTCAAGTTGTCGGGAGTGGGACCAAAGCAACCGATTACGCTGTGGAAGTGGGAGGAACGATGATCCCCTCCCGGTTCTACCGCTCATTCTTTGCTGAAATAGCTTCAGGCAATACGTGGTCAGGAATGCTGGATTCCTTGCTCATTGGTGAGTATGGCAACGGGGATGTGGATGTAGCGATTCATATCATGCCATCCAGCAACGATAGGGAGCTAAATGAGATTGGTCGCCGTATTGCTGGACTCTATTCCGATTTAGTCGAGGAAAAAGACGTTCGTAAGATTGATTCCATGCGGGATGAAATCGCTGATTTAAAAGACAGACAAAAGCGGATTCGATTGAACATTGAGAAAAGCTTCCGGGTTTGTATTCAGGTTATTGCCAGTTCTACCGAATGGAAGTCCGTCATGCAGCTATGCCGCTTGCTGGTCCAGCGCTTTGCCGGGAAGTCAATCTTCCTCCGTGCGGCGGATGGTCAGCAGCTCGCGGCCTTGAAATCTGTGTTGCCGACTTGTTCCCCGGAGATTATGAAAGAGCATTTCTTGTCGCTCGAAAGCTCTAACGTAGCTGATTTATTCCCATTCATCGGTGGTGGACTCAGCCACCGCAGCGGCATTATTATCGGTAAAGACCGTTTGGGTCGTCCGGTGTGGCTTGATAACTGGCACCCGGAGTTGACTAATTATCATATGTGTATTATTGGTCGGTCTGGCGCGGGCAAGACGTATGCGGTGATGTTGGTTATTCACCGTTCGGCGCATATTGGCAGGAGGGTAGGCATCATCGACTGGAAGGGCGAGTATGGGGATTTCTTGAGTATGATTGGCTGCCCATCAATGGAGCTGCATGAAAAGTCCAAGCATCGGATTAATCCTTATGATGTGGACATTACAGAACTAGCAGATGGGTATCGCTACATTGACCTTGAGGAAGCTTCTAACTCTGTTCAGGCGCTGGCGTTTAAGATGATATCTGTTTATGACAGAACTGCACTGACCGGAGAAGTGAAGGTATTCATCGGTCATGCTATACGGGAGCAGTATCAGGAAGCTGGTATTAGCCATGAGGTTGAAAGTCTGTTTGAAGACACGCCTACGCAGGGAGAGCAAGGACAATTTCGGGTTGGTAGACAGCGGAAGGTTATGCCGGAACTGGTTGGGTTATACCAGCGTATGGCGGCAAGCAGTCAAGAGGCGGTTCGAAAAGCCGCCGACATGTTAAAGCCGTTTACTCGTCTCGGAAATATGCCTTCTTATGCGATCTTTGATGAGCCATCTACTGTGGAACTGAAGCATGCACCTGTGTTCGGATTTGCGATTAATCGGCTGGACCCGGAAATTATGCGACCCATCGGCTTATTTGTTGCCGAACGCTGGATGATGGAATGCTGGGCCAAAAAGTTCCCGGAGATCCAAAAGCAGTTGGTGATCGAAGAATCACAGAACATCTTTTTGGATGAAGACTTTGGCGCGATTTGGGCGGAGAGTGCTTATCGGGAAGGTCGTGCAACCAATACCGGTGTCGTATCTGTCACACAAGGGCTTGAAGTATACACGCGCTCTCAAGCAGGTATGGCTGCAATCAAAAATAGTCCAGTCAAACTGATTGGTATCCAGGAAACGCTCGATATTGATGCGGTACGCGGAAAACTGGCGTTGACGGAGGGTGAGGCGGACTATCTGGTCTATCAGGCCCGCAAAGGTGATCTGGTGGTAAAAGTAGATAATCAATCCACAATAGTCCATGTCGATGCTTCGCCGCTGGAAAACATGATGTTTACCAGTGATCCGAATGACCCGGCGTATCAGGAACGAAAGCGGCGAATGCGAGAGGCGGCTGTGGGATGA